In the Panthera uncia isolate 11264 chromosome B1, Puncia_PCG_1.0, whole genome shotgun sequence genome, agctacccaggcaccccactttcagactgttattaatttttcagaCTCCTAAAGAGCATTAAGAAAATTTGATTATGCAAACttaatacccaaaaaacaaataagttaatgaagaaatgggcaaaagacatggatagacgtttttccaaagaagacatccagatggctaacagacacatgaaaaaatgctcaacatcactcagcatcaaatcaaatatttatgtatttatctagagaaatacaaatcaaaaccacaatgagataccacctcacaccagtcagaatgactaaaattaacaactcaggcaatgacagatgttggagaggatgcggaaaaagaggaacccttttgcactgagagtgggaatgcaaactggtgcagccactctggaaaacagtatggagtttcctcaaaaaattaaaactagaactactctatgacccagcaattgcactactaggtatttatccaagggatacaggtgtgctgtttcaaaggggcacgtgcaccccaatgttgatagcagcactatcaataatagccgaAGTATAggaagagctcaaatgtccatcgacagatgaatggataaagaatatgtggtatatataatggagtatcactcagcaatcaaaaagcgTGAActcctgccatttacaacaatgtggatagaattagagtgtattatgctaagcgaaattagagaaagacaaatatcacatgacttcactcatatgtggaatttaagatataaaacagatgaatataggggaagggaagcaaaaataatattaaaaaaaggagggggaggggcgcctgggtggctcggtcggttgagcatccgacttcggctcaggtcatgttcttgcggtttgtgagtttgagccccgcgtcgggctctgtgctgtcagctggagcctggagcctgcttcggatcctgtgtctccttctctctctacccctcccctgctctcactctgtctctctctctctcaaaaataaataaacattaaaaaattaaaaacaaaaaggagggggacaaaacataagagactcttgaatatggagaacaaacagagggttggtgaaaggggtgtgggtggggggatggctaaAAGggcaaggggcattgaggaagacacttgttggaatgagcactgggtgttatatgtaggggatgaatcattagattctactcctgaaatcattcttgcactatatgctaactaacttggatgtaaactaaaaaaaagggaaaaaaaagaaagtttgattATGGACtaaacctttaaatttttttaatgtttgtttatttttgatagagacagaatgcgagcaggagaggggcagagagagagagggagatgcagaatccgaagcaagttccaggctttgagctgtcagcacagagccggacgtggggctcgaactcacagaacacgagatcatgacctgagtcaagtcagacactgagccatccagaaacTGCTGATTATGGACTAAGCCTTTAAAAAACTAGATAAACTTCATGTTAAACAATATAGCATAATTAAATAAAGCAATGTACAAAGGATATGTACACATAATTTATAGAAGAAATGCAAAAAGACgaagaagcttaaaaaatttgCTTGATCTTAACTAATAAAActtaaacaacaatgaaatatcattttgcCTCTCtgatgggaaaaaggaaaaaaaaatccaatattgGGCACACATAGAATGTTAATGGATTATAAATTGATATAATATTTTTGGAGGGGTATTTGACAGTTTCACATTTTGAATGTACAGATACCGAGGTCTACCAATCTAATCTCAGACACTATTCCACAAAAATACCAGTGCCTATACAGAAGCATATGTGTTAACAACTATTTAATCTGTAATATTACTTAACTCTTCATCAGTAGGgaagtgattaaataaattatctatATGGTGGAATACTATTCACACATTAAAAAGGCTCTGTATTACAGACATAAAGGGGGTCTACCAAatattaagtgggaaaaaaaacaagctaCAGTATGATATGAcaccattttaaaagataaaaacaaattagaataAAAGAGTCCCTCACCCCCCAAACTCCATATGTCCACATCCATAGCTAGagctatatctaatctatatttGTATGCCTTACAGGCataggaaaaaaacctaaaagagaGTGCACACCAAATTATTAATAGAGTTTATCACTGAGTGGTGGAATTGTGTGTAAAGGGGTTAGATTTTCACGTTTTACTTCACACAGTTCAGTGTTTGAATTTGtcataaaattatgtatatagcatatattatttttgtgataaaaaactaacaaatatttttaaatgaacaaataaaataatttcaatggaataaaataagttACTAAAGTATTCTAGTCATTTGTTCCCTGTGATGTTAATTTAATGTAGCAACTTGGCTAGGTCATGGTGCCCatatattctagatgtttctgtgaagattTTTTAGACAAGAGtcacatttaaatcagtagatttTGAGTAAAGCACATTATCCTCTGTAATGTGGATAGGcatcatccaatcagttgaaggccttaatagaAAAAGATTGACTGCCCCAGagcaagaagaaattctgccagcAAGTtgccttcagacttgaactgcAACTCTTCCCAGCCTGCCAGCTTCCTCTGCTTTTTGGACTTGCCAACCCTCAAAATTCTATGaatcaattccttaaaatctctctctttattttcatctAGATTTCTCTAtgtctatatcatctatatctccTTTTGGTTGTGTTTCTCTGGAAAGCCCTGACCAACACATTCTCCTATTACATAAAGTATAGCTTGTGGTAGAGTGGAATGTGTATGCATGGCAAGTTACAGTTGAATATTGACCACTTCTGCTGCTGGTGCGtatctttgggcaagttactccaCCTCTTAAAACTTGAAagccctcatctataaaatgtggacCTACTCACTTTACAGGGGTGGTGTAAGCATTCAGTGAGGTAACTATATGTAACGTACCTGGGGCTTGGTAAACTCTGAATAATCCCCTTCCATTGTATGATATCCATACAAATGAGAGCTGCCTATGTTCTAGGGTCTTTAACAGAAACCTAGAAGGAGGTCACATACCCAAAGGATCTGTTGCCACAGCAACTGAATACAAGGTTGCACATGATGTGAAACACCTACCAATCAAATTCAGGTGATGGACACCATCAAATGGCTTCCAGGTTTAGAGCGATTATTTTGAGGGTGGGAGCATATGTGAATGACACAGTGTTGTAAGAGACTCACAGAGATGCCGTATCGGGTCCGGTAGAGAGTCCTCATTGCGACACTTGTTCCACACAGACAGCATTCATTCATGTCAGCTGCAACTTGACAAGCAAGGCACATGAAACAAAATGTGCCACAGAGACCTGGACACATGGAACCAGAGGCACAAGTTACTCCACTCTGTTCCCACCACGTTTGAAATTAGTTTGCTTTGACGAATGGCAGCCCTAATCGTGGCTGGTGTTCATTCAGTATGGCTGGATGGGATGGGGATAAAGCTGGAGGACGAGGCAGGTTGGGGACTGGATGATGAAATGTGAGTGCTCGGAGTTGGTTATGAAAGTCATGAGGGaccactgaaatattttaagaaggaagaatGATTTGGTCAGGGTTGTAATTAAGAAATCCTGCCATGAAGCAATTAAGCTTATATTTAGAACttgtaattcatttatttgagtcaCAATACTAGGGGCTGGAAGATTTAAATATTCATCTCTAGAGTGTTTTAGGAATGTAGTCTTACTATTACtatgatttgcagatgttgaactaAAGTCTCAAGATGTGTAAGTCATCACCCCAGGTCATTCAGTAAGACAATGAGAGACAATGAACAAGACCACTGTTCCATTTTCTAGGTaagtttttctctctgtgctttttttttttttaagctttattcatttttcagagacagagcatgagtgggggaggggcagagagagagggagacatagaatctgaaacaggctccaggctctgagctgtcagcacagagcccaacgtgggtcccAAACTCACAGagggcgagatcgtgacctgagctgaagttggatgcctaaccaactgagccacccaggtgcccctctctctgcgctttttaatgtacagttgacccttggacaaTGCAGGGGTTTGGGGCCCCAACCCCCTGCACAatcaaaaatctgcatgtaacttaaaaacatttttttaacgtttatttatttttgagagggagagagagacagacagagcatgagaacgggagggaggggcagagaaggagggagacacagaatccaaaacaggctgcaggctctgagctgtcagcccagagcctgacgtggggctcgaactcaggaacggtgagatcaggacctgagccaaagtcagacacttaaccaactgagctacccaagcacccctgtgtGTAGCTTTTGAATTCCcccaaacttaattactaatagcctactattgccTTACttataacataaacagttgattaatacataatttatatgttatatgtattatatactatattcttacaataaagtaagctagagaaaagaaaatgttaagaaaagcaTAGGAAGAGAAAACACTGTTATAGTACTATCcggtaaaaaaaaaactgcatataCGTGaaccacacagttcaaacctaggttgttcaggggtcaacttGATTCCAAATTTCAATTTCACTGGTAAGTTAAAggttaatgtattttctttccttgtctcagAACACTATGTAGACTTGAGGCAGGCAAATAAACcccagagaaaattttttttgtaggcaggtttgtttgtttctttgttggtgTTGAGAACTAAGTTCTTTGACATCTaacatcccccacccccgccaaaccTACTTTCCCCCAACTTTACTTAGatctcacaaaaagaaaacaaagcagagtcAGAGATTCTTTCTAAAGGCAGAAGCTGGCTGCCTTTAGAATTCTGTATTCTCAGGTAtataaaaaacctaaatatagaaattaaaataattcttttctgaGCTCATGTTGAAATCATGGATGAGTAGTACCCCTTGTGTACTGGGTACAATGTAGCTATAAAGTAATGAGTTTATATATAACAAAaacagtcctttttcttttcttttcttttttaaatcaagttaaaCTGGAAATGTGTCTTTTAAATTAATGTCTGGTCCACTTATAATCATTAGACCATATCCACTCATTGTGAGAATCATCAGCTTTGTTACTGTTATCTTAACCCCAGAACTTATTTTAGAAgtaagactggggcgcctgggtggctcagtagtttgggcgtctgtcttcggctcaggtcatgatctcacggtttgtgagttcgagccctgagtcgggccctgtgctgacagctcagagcctggagcctgcttcggattctgtgtctccctctcgctctgcctctccccccacttgtgctctgtctctctttctctcaaaaataaataaaatgtaaaaaacaaataagaagtAAGACTATTGTTTCATGTGCTGGAGAAAAATTAACTTATAATCAGCACAAGCCTTTTTTCTTAACTTACCATTCATTGCCTGACATGCCAGGTGCTCTGTAATAAGCCAGGAACCTTTACTACACAGTAAGGGAGGGATGAGGGAAGGCTTTGGCCTTTGATCATTCACCCCCATGGCAATTACAGGGGAGTTTCTTAGCACTTACAGACTCCACAGTCGCTGAAGCAATCACACAGGCCTGTCTGCCAATTGGGGTTCTGGGGTACAGGACCATATCCAGGCTGAGTCACAATGACCATTGGTGACTGAGCTTGCATTTTTGATGCAGGGTCTGAAATAGCAGTGgtctgaaaaggaaaaagttgGTGTAAGTAGTCAAGTTCGCTCATGGAAACCTGTTTTGGTGCATTCTACTTCAAAGGTGGGCGTGACAATTTAGATTAAGTTGCTTGCTGACATTTTTGATTgattgagaggtttttttttttaatgttttatttttacttgagagaaagagagagagagagagagagggagacaggatctgaaggcggctctgtgctgacagcagagagcctgatgtgaggcttgaactcatgaactgtgagaccatgccctgagctgaagtcgg is a window encoding:
- the PLAC8 gene encoding placenta-specific gene 8 protein; amino-acid sequence: MQAQSPMVIVTQPGYGPVPQNPNWQTGLCDCFSDCGVCLCGTFCFMCLACQVAADMNECCLCGTSVAMRTLYRTRYGISGSICDDYVVTHCCPQCSLCQIKRDINRRRAMRTF